A single genomic interval of Helianthus annuus cultivar XRQ/B chromosome 13, HanXRQr2.0-SUNRISE, whole genome shotgun sequence harbors:
- the LOC110898402 gene encoding probable pectate lyase 12, with the protein MAHRRTCIVMLYTLLAVNIAQEAGATMVFQNVTLPGQHPSPEIVVQDLQRRVNTSISRRQMLSYATDDSSSSCLSGNPIDDCWRCDPNWHLNRQRLADCGIGFGQYALGGKGGRYYVVTDSSDHDAVNPRPGTLRYAVIQTEPLWIVFPTNMHIQLSQELIFNSFKTLDGRGANVHITGGGCITLQFITNIIIHNIHIHHCYPSGNTNIRSSPTHYGYRTKSDGDGISVFGSRDIWIDHCSLSHCKDGLVDVIMGSTGITISNNLFSHHDEVMLLGHSDDYLPDSGMQVTIAFNHFGEKLVQRMPRCRRGYIHVVNNVYSRWEMYAIGGSGNPTINSQGNRYTAPANPNAKEVTKRVDTPDQHWKGWNWRSEGDILMNGAFFVPSGEGLELKYEKAYSVEPKSAALIDQLTMNAGVLGSRSNKLGKWTGGDGNGDGGVDDSENDYGEDSDGASKLNSMSFISSLLVVLLSFMFLCSSSDQIVLL; encoded by the exons ATGGCTCACAGAAGAACTTGCATTGTTATGTTGTACACCTTGTTAGCAGTGAACATAGCTCAAGAAGCTGGAGCAACAATGGTGTTCCAAAATGTAACACTACCTGGCCAACACCCTTCACCAGAgattgttgttcaagatcttcaAAG GAGGGTAAATACGTCCATTTCACGAAGACAAATGCTATCATACGCCACCGATGACTCATCATCCTCATGTTTATCGGGTAACCCAATCGACGACTGCTGGCGGTGCGACCCCAACTGGCACCTAAACCGCCAACGCTTAGCCGATTGCGGCATTGGCTTCGGCCAATACGCACTCGGCGGCAAAGGCGGCCGTTACTACGTTGTAACCGACTCCTCCGACCACGACGCGGTCAACCCCCGCCCCGGAACCCTCCGGTACGCCGTCATCCAAACCGAACCGCTATGGATCGTCTTCCCAACCAACATGCACATCCAACTATCACAAGAACTCATCTTCAACAGCTTCAAAACCCTCGACGGCCGCGGCGCCAACGTCCACATAACCGGCGGAGGCTGCATTACCCTCCAGTTCATCACCAACATCATTATCCACAACATTCATATCCACCATTGTTACCCATCCGGTAACACGAACATCCGGTCCAGCCCGACCCATTACGGGTACCGAACAAAGTCGGATGGTGACGGGATATCCGTTTTCGGGTCACGTGACATTTGGATCGATCATTGCTCGTTGTCACATTGCAAAGATGGTCTTGTTGATGTTATTATGGGGTCTACTGGAATAACTATATCGAATAACTTGTTTTCGCATCATGATGAGGTGATGTTGCTCGGACATAGTGATGATTATTTGCCGGATTCCGGGATGCAAGTGACCATTGCGTTTAACCATTTTGGAGAGAAGTTGGTGCAGCGAATGCCCCGGTGCCGAAGAGGGTATATACATGTTGTTAATAATGTGTATAGCCGGTGGGAGATGTACGCGATCGGAGGGAGTGGGAATCCGACGATTAATAGTCAGGGTAACCGGTATACTGCTCCGGCTAATCCCAATGCAAAAGAG GTGACAAAGAGGGTAGATACACCAGACCAGCACTGGAAGGGGTGGAACTGGAGGAGTGAAGGGGATATTCTAATGAACGGAGCTTTCTTTGTGCCGTCAGGCGAAGGGTTAGAGCTTAAGTATGAGAAAGCCTACAGTGTCGAACCTAAATCGGCGGCCTTGATCGACCAACTCACCATGAATGCAGGTGTACTCGGTAGCAG GAGTAATAAGCTTGGAAAGTGGACCGGTGGTGATGGTAACGGTGATGGAGGTGTAGATGATAGTGAAAATGATTATGGTGAAGATAGTGATGGGGCTTCTAAGCTAAATTCTATGAGTTTTATTTCGTCTTTGTTAGTTGTGTTGTTATCATTCATGTTTTTGTGTTCTTCGTCCGATCAAATTGTGTTACTGTGA
- the LOC110898400 gene encoding uncharacterized protein LOC110898400, with protein sequence MSSKKGGTALQKDAPWRAASSTATKPLPKIHLSPLLSLPQNPHTDYALSLIKHPDPIGYGLGTEAIVEAAGPECVVPGQITPVKLLGLKVWPVDIDLKFLEPVGKELKNIGKFMDSAVEVMNRSFEDR encoded by the exons ATGTCGTCGAAGAAAGGAGGAACTGCGTTGCAGAAAGATGCACCATGGAGGGCAGCTTCTTCAACTGCCACCAAACCCCTCCCCAAAATCCACCTTTCCCCTCTTTTATCCCTCCCTCAAAACCCCCACACAGATTATGCTCTCTCTCTCATCAAG CACCCGGATCCGATTGGATACGGGTTAGGGACGGAAGCTATAGTGGAAGCAGCAGGGCCAGAGTGTGTTGTTCCTGGACAGATTACACCAGTTAAACTTCTTGGACTAAAG GTCTGGCCTGTCGATATTGACTTGAAGTTTTTGGAACCTGTTGGCAAAGAACTCAAAAATATTGGAAAG TTTATGGATTCCGCAGTTGAGGTTATGAACAGATCTTTTGAGGATCGTTAG